One segment of Papaver somniferum cultivar HN1 unplaced genomic scaffold, ASM357369v1 unplaced-scaffold_81, whole genome shotgun sequence DNA contains the following:
- the LOC113345320 gene encoding kinesin-like protein KIN-14J isoform X1, protein MKLMEYFNILPVEITLDIFKRLPIETLIECKLVSKTWKNLIHDPNFTVMHFFRIFDSTTDHLIEMVHKLNALKEISEHEFEKWYKTEEAYQNFMDFHFQLLQELRQTSTSMQHVVNVMETNGREFTDLVLKFKNIESKAKDSCRICAKESRKMFMQNCRLYNEFLDSKGNVRVYCRVQPCLDKNRTIIQLIGEDGELVIADPSIHTDDGHRSFKFNKVYDQPATEEEVFLDTQPVIRSVVDGYNVCIFSFGQSGWEKTNTKTGLDASSTEDWGIHFEALNVLFQMSWNRRSSFSYKIDVQMVEIYNEQVRDLLQTGGSNKICTSSQPNGLTVPDASMHSVESVSDVLKFIRIGLAKQARGLTAINERSIRSHSILAVHVQCTDLVTEAILRGSLHLVDLARSGSIDCSQVTRGRLREAQYINKSLSSLGDVMFSLSRKNDHVPYTDSQLTRVLQRSLGGQGKTAMFVQLNPAVDAYSETLSTLKFAERFSGVDLGSAET, encoded by the exons ATGAAGCTGATGGAGTATTTCAACATTCTCCCTGTTGAGATAACATTAGACATTTTCAAGCGTCTACCCATTGAAACCCTTATAGAATGTAAATTGGTTTCCAAAACATGGAAAAATCTCATTCATGATCCAAACTTCACTGTGATGCACTTCTTTCGTATTTTTGATTCTA CCACAGATCATCTGATTGAGATGGTTCACAAGTTGAATGCACTCAAAGAAATTTCTGAACATGAATTTGAGAAATGGTACAAGACAGAAGAGGCATATCAGAATTTTATGGACTTCCATTTCCAACTTCTTCAG GAATTAAGGCAGACTTCTACGTCTATGCAACACGTTGTAAATGTAATGGAGACTAATGGTCGGGAGTTTACTGACTTGG TTTTAAAGTTTAAAAATATAGAAAGTAAAGCTAAAGATAGTTGTCGCATTTGTGCTAAAGAGAGCCGGAAGATGTTTATGCAAAATTGTAGGTTGTACAATGAGTTTCTAGACTCAAAAG GAAATGTTAGAGTGTATTGCCGTGTACAACCGTGCTTAGACAAAAATCGGACAATTATACAACTCATTGGCGAGGATGGAGAGCTTGTTATTGCAGACCCTTCCATACACACAGATGATGGTCATAGGTCGTTCAAGTTTAACAAGGTTTATGATCAACCAGCTACTGAGG AGGAAGTATTTTTAGATACACAACCAGTGATAAGATCTGTTGTTGATGGTTACAATGTATGCATTTTCTCTTTTGGCCAATCTGGCTGGGAGAAGACTAACACTAAG ACTGGCCTTGATGCATCATCCACAGAGGATTGGGGTATCCATTTCGAAGCCCTTAATGTTCTTTTCCAAATGTCCTGGAATAGAAGAAGCTCATTTTCATATAAAATTGACGTTCAAATGGTTGAAATCTATAATGAACAAGTCCGTGATTTGCTACAAACAGGTGGCTCTAATAA GATCTGTACTAGCTCGCAACCGAATGGGTTAACTGTTCCTGACGCCAGCATGCACTCTGTTGAATCAGTCTCGGATGTCCTAAAATTCATTCGAATTGGACTAGCAAAACAGGCAAGAGGTCTCACTGCTATCAATGAGAGAAGTATTAGATCGCACAG TATTCTTGCAGTTCATGTGCAATGCACGGACTTGGTTACAGAGGCCATACTGCGTGGTAGTCTCCACTTAGTTGATCTTGCTAGAAGTGGAAGTATTGACTGCTCTCAGGTAACTAGGGGCAGACTCCGGGAAGCACAATACATAAACAAATCATTATCTTCCCTTGGCGACGTTATGTTTTCTCTATCCCGGAAGAACGATCATGTACCTTACACAGATAGCCAACTAACTCGGGTACTTCAGAGGTCTCTAG GTGGTCAGGGAAAGACTGCCATGTTTGTGCAACTTAATCCTGCTGTTGATGCATACTCTGAGACTCTAAGTACTTTAAAATTTGCTGAAAGGTTCTCCGGGGTTGATTTGGGTTCTGCAGAGACTTAA
- the LOC113345320 gene encoding kinesin-like protein KIN-14J isoform X2, whose translation MKLMEYFNILPVEITLDIFKRLPIETLIECKLVSKTWKNLIHDPNFTVMHFFRIFDSNHLIEMVHKLNALKEISEHEFEKWYKTEEAYQNFMDFHFQLLQELRQTSTSMQHVVNVMETNGREFTDLVLKFKNIESKAKDSCRICAKESRKMFMQNCRLYNEFLDSKGNVRVYCRVQPCLDKNRTIIQLIGEDGELVIADPSIHTDDGHRSFKFNKVYDQPATEEEVFLDTQPVIRSVVDGYNVCIFSFGQSGWEKTNTKTGLDASSTEDWGIHFEALNVLFQMSWNRRSSFSYKIDVQMVEIYNEQVRDLLQTGGSNKICTSSQPNGLTVPDASMHSVESVSDVLKFIRIGLAKQARGLTAINERSIRSHSILAVHVQCTDLVTEAILRGSLHLVDLARSGSIDCSQVTRGRLREAQYINKSLSSLGDVMFSLSRKNDHVPYTDSQLTRVLQRSLGGQGKTAMFVQLNPAVDAYSETLSTLKFAERFSGVDLGSAET comes from the exons ATGAAGCTGATGGAGTATTTCAACATTCTCCCTGTTGAGATAACATTAGACATTTTCAAGCGTCTACCCATTGAAACCCTTATAGAATGTAAATTGGTTTCCAAAACATGGAAAAATCTCATTCATGATCCAAACTTCACTGTGATGCACTTCTTTCGTATTTTTGATTCTA ATCATCTGATTGAGATGGTTCACAAGTTGAATGCACTCAAAGAAATTTCTGAACATGAATTTGAGAAATGGTACAAGACAGAAGAGGCATATCAGAATTTTATGGACTTCCATTTCCAACTTCTTCAG GAATTAAGGCAGACTTCTACGTCTATGCAACACGTTGTAAATGTAATGGAGACTAATGGTCGGGAGTTTACTGACTTGG TTTTAAAGTTTAAAAATATAGAAAGTAAAGCTAAAGATAGTTGTCGCATTTGTGCTAAAGAGAGCCGGAAGATGTTTATGCAAAATTGTAGGTTGTACAATGAGTTTCTAGACTCAAAAG GAAATGTTAGAGTGTATTGCCGTGTACAACCGTGCTTAGACAAAAATCGGACAATTATACAACTCATTGGCGAGGATGGAGAGCTTGTTATTGCAGACCCTTCCATACACACAGATGATGGTCATAGGTCGTTCAAGTTTAACAAGGTTTATGATCAACCAGCTACTGAGG AGGAAGTATTTTTAGATACACAACCAGTGATAAGATCTGTTGTTGATGGTTACAATGTATGCATTTTCTCTTTTGGCCAATCTGGCTGGGAGAAGACTAACACTAAG ACTGGCCTTGATGCATCATCCACAGAGGATTGGGGTATCCATTTCGAAGCCCTTAATGTTCTTTTCCAAATGTCCTGGAATAGAAGAAGCTCATTTTCATATAAAATTGACGTTCAAATGGTTGAAATCTATAATGAACAAGTCCGTGATTTGCTACAAACAGGTGGCTCTAATAA GATCTGTACTAGCTCGCAACCGAATGGGTTAACTGTTCCTGACGCCAGCATGCACTCTGTTGAATCAGTCTCGGATGTCCTAAAATTCATTCGAATTGGACTAGCAAAACAGGCAAGAGGTCTCACTGCTATCAATGAGAGAAGTATTAGATCGCACAG TATTCTTGCAGTTCATGTGCAATGCACGGACTTGGTTACAGAGGCCATACTGCGTGGTAGTCTCCACTTAGTTGATCTTGCTAGAAGTGGAAGTATTGACTGCTCTCAGGTAACTAGGGGCAGACTCCGGGAAGCACAATACATAAACAAATCATTATCTTCCCTTGGCGACGTTATGTTTTCTCTATCCCGGAAGAACGATCATGTACCTTACACAGATAGCCAACTAACTCGGGTACTTCAGAGGTCTCTAG GTGGTCAGGGAAAGACTGCCATGTTTGTGCAACTTAATCCTGCTGTTGATGCATACTCTGAGACTCTAAGTACTTTAAAATTTGCTGAAAGGTTCTCCGGGGTTGATTTGGGTTCTGCAGAGACTTAA